The following are encoded together in the Synergistota bacterium genome:
- the tuf gene encoding elongation factor Tu (EF-Tu; promotes GTP-dependent binding of aminoacyl-tRNA to the A-site of ribosomes during protein biosynthesis; when the tRNA anticodon matches the mRNA codon, GTP hydrolysis results; the inactive EF-Tu-GDP leaves the ribosome and release of GDP is promoted by elongation factor Ts; many prokaryotes have two copies of the gene encoding EF-Tu), translating to MAKEKFERKKPHLNVGTIGHIDHGKTTLTAAITRVLSQHG from the coding sequence ATGGCTAAGGAGAAATTTGAGAGGAAGAAGCCGCATTTGAATGTTGGAACGATAGGTCATATAGATCATGGTAAGACGACGTTGACGGCTGCGATAACGCGGGTGTTATCTCAGCATGGTTT